GGATCGTGGATTGGCGGAGACCGAGACGGAAATCCAAATGTAACGGCGGATATCACATGGAAAACGCTGAATAAACACAGAACCCTTGCTGTCCGGAAATACAAAGAATCGCTGAAGCAATTGAGAAAGCGACTTAGCCAATCGACAAAACGTGTGACTGTCAGTGATGAGCTGCTTACTTCAGTGCACACTGAAGTTTCACTGTTAAGCAAAAAAGAAAGATGGCAAGTTGAGCATGAAGTGTATCGCTGCAAATTAACGATTATGTTAAAAAAATTAGATCCGCAGAGTGATTACGGCTATAGAACTTCTAATCAATTTTTGGATGATCTGAAGCTGATTCAGAAAAGTGTCAAGCTTCATCATCCTAAAGGGTATGACCTGAAAAGTCTGCAGAAGCTGATCCGTCAGGTCGAACTGTTTGGCTTTCATCTTGCAACCCTTGATATCCGCAATCACAGCGGCGAGCATGAGGCTGCAATTAAAGAAATTTTCCATTCCGTAAAGCTTGCTGAGGATTATTCGAGCCTGTCAGAGGAAGAAAAAATGAAGCTTCTCGGAGATGTTCTTCAGGATCCAAGACCTCTTGTTTCCTTTAAAGAGGATTACTCAAAAGAAACTCAGGATGTTTTGGAAGTTTTCCAAATGATCCGCAGCGCACATAAGGAATTTGGCGAGAGATCAATTGAAGTGTACTTAGTGAGCATGACGCAATCAGCGAGTGATTTGCTTGAAGTGCTGGTTCTTGCCAAGGAAGCAGGCCTTTATCGTCTTCACCCTGATGGACGGATTGAAAGCAAGCTGAATGTTGCTCCCCTGCTTGAGACAATTGATGATTTGATTGCAGGTCCTAAAATTATGGAGAAGCTTTTCCAATTGGATTTTTACCGCAAGCATCTGCACGAGCAAAACAACCTGCAGGAAATCATGCTTGGCTACTCGGATGGAAGTAAGGATGGCGGGACGCTTACAGCCAACTGGAAGCTCTACAAAGCTCAGCAGGAAATTCATGATATGGCAAAGCAGTACAGCATTCGTCTGAAGTTTTTCCATGGACGCGGCGGTTCGCTTGGACGCGGCGGCGGTCCTCTTAACCGCAGTCTTCTTTCTCAGCCGGCTGAGACCCTTGGTGACGGAGTCAAAATTACCGAGCAGGGCGAGGTTCTCTCCTCCCGCTATGGTTTATATGACATAGCTTACCGCAGCCTTGAGCAGGCAGCTTCAACACTCCTTACAGCTGCAGCACACGTTTCAAGCGAAGCGGAACAGTCAGATATCCGCACAAACGACTGGGAAGAAGCCATGGATCAAATCTCTTCTGTGTCTCTGAGTAAATATCAGGAGCTTGTATTTAAAGATCCAGACTTCTTAACTTATTTTAAACAAGCGACTCCGCTGCCTGAACTCGGGGCGCTCAATATCGGTTCCCGCCCGATGAGCCGTAAAGGAAGTGAGCGGTTTGAAGATTTGCGGGCAATTCCGTGGGTGTTCGCATGGACACAGAGCCGTCAGCTCCTCCCTGCTTGGTATGCAGCCGGAACTGGATTACATGGAGGGATAAAGGATGCAGCAAACCTTGACCGCCTTCAGCAAATGTACAAAAGCTGGCCGTTCTTCCGTTCAACGATCGACAATCTGCAAATGGCTTTATTAAAAGCCGATTTGATGGCAGCAAAAGAATATCTCGGCATGGTCGACAATCAGCAGGCAGCTGAACGGATCTTTAACGATATCAAAGCAGAATACAACCGAACTAAAGAAATCCTGCTCCAGATTACAGAGCAGTCAGAGTTAATGGATCACATTCCAAACATCCAGGAATCTGTAAGACTCCGAAATCCTTATGTAGACCCATTAAGCTTTTTCCAGGTTGAAGTGATTTCGAAATTGCGTGAAGCAGGAGATGATCGCCCTCATGAAGAGCTGTTAAGCGAAGTGCTTCTGACAATAAACGGAATCGCTGCAGGACTCCGGAATACAGGCTGATTTAAGAAAAATCACAAGAGCCTTGTTCTGACCGAGGAGCTAGAAATCAATACACTAGATTGGATACTCCCTCATGGCAGGATCACTAAAAAAATCGGACATGTTATGTGTCCGATTTTTTTCTGCGTTTTTTATAAAGAAAATAATGTTGATTACTAATCCGGCCCGCCAGTCAAGCCATTTCAGAAAAGATCATTTAATGTACCATTCATCTGCTATTCAGCTGAACTTTAAATATTTTCAATTAAAGGATTTCCAAAAAAATGAGAACAATCCGTGAAAACAGTTGCTTTTCTCCCACTGAACTGTCAAGCTTAGATAGGTAAAAAAACTTAACAGGAAAGATCATACAGGTGACGAAATGATTGAAATCAAAACATCTTCCCTCAGCGACGGGGAATTTAATAGAGGCGTGTTCGCTACACGCGACATCGCAAAAGGAGAAATTATCCACGAGGCTCCGGTCATTCCTTATCCAAACGCCGAGCATGAGCATATCGAAAAAACAACACTTGCTGATTACGCATTTGAATATGGCCAGAACCACACAGCCATCCTATTAGGCTACGGCATGCTGTTCAACCATTCCTATACACCAAATGCCACTTATGAAATCAGCTTCGAAAACCATACATTTATCTTCAGCGCATACAAAGACATAAAAGCTGGAGAAGAAATTCTCATCAACTACAACGGCGACGAAGAAGATCAGGAACTGCTTTGGTTTGACCGGGAAGATGAAAAAGATGACAGCAAATAAGGGAAAACTGACTCGGGTTGAGTCAGTTTTTTTTGACTCCTAAAGTTGGATTTAATCCTAAAAGAGAGAGCATTTTATTGATGATTGTAGAGTTCATAAATTACATAGGGTGGCACTTGAAGCCGCGAAGCAGATTAAATTTATGGTGCTTATGATTCCTCTTTTTTGGCTCAATCCTGGATTTGGGTACTCATTGGGTGTGTATGATTCCTCTTTTCTGGCTCAATCCCGAATTTGGGTACTCATTGGGTGTGTATGATTCCTCTTTTCTAGCTCACACACTGGATTTGAGTACTCATTGCTTGTGTATGATTCCTCTTTTCTGGCTCTCCACTGGATTTGGGTACTCATTGCTTGTGTATGATCCCTCTTTTCTGGCTTAACTATGAATTTGAGTACTCATTGGGTGTGTATGATTCCTCTTTTCTGGCTTAATCCCTGGATTTGGGTACTCATTGAGTGCGTTTGATTCCTCTTTTTTGGCTCAACCCTGGATTTGGGTACTCATTGAGTGCGTTTGATTCCCCTTTTCTAGCTCAACACTGGATTTGGGTACTCATTGGGTGTGTATGATTCCTCTTTTCTGGCTCAATCCCTGGATTTGGGTACTCATTGGGTGTGTATGATTCCTCTTTTCTGGCTTAATCCCGAATTTGGGTACTCATTGGGTGTGTATGATTCCTCTTTTCTGGCTTAATCCCGAATTTGTGTACTCATTGCTTGTGTATGATTCCTCTTTTCTGGCTTAATCCCGAATTTGAGTACTCATTGCTTGTGTATGATTCCTCTTTTCTGGCTTAACCCCGAATCTGTGTACTCATTTCGTGCGTATGATTCCTCTTTTCTGGCTTAATCCCGAATTTGGGTACTCATTGGGCGTGTATGATTCCTCTTTTCTGGCTTAATCCCGAATTTGGGTACTCATTGCTTGCGTATGATTCCTCTTTTTTTGGCTCAACCCTGGATTTGGGTACTCATTGCTTGCGTATGATTCCTCTTTTCTGGCTAAACGTTGAATTTGGGTACGCATTGAGTGCGTATGATTCCCCTTTTATAAGCTCATTTCTGAATTTGAGTACTTATTGAGTACATATTATTTCCTTTTTCTTCCTCAATTCTAAATAAAAAATCATAGAACCCTGCGAATCTTAAAAAAGATTATCCAAAAGTAAGGTATTCAAAGAATATCAATATAATTAGCAGATTTCCCATGCCCTTCTTTTTTAAAGTTCTTAGAAAGAATTTTCCAAATGAATTTTTTATTTTTTATGATGCTGCACCAATCATGTATTTGGTTTGTAGTAATTTTGCATTTTGGAAAAAGCATTCTAAATTCTTCCGCGCTCCGTAAGACAGCGCTTTGGTGCCTCTCTATCCCCTTGCATCTATCGCATATTAGTGCCATTTTGTTTAAGGACCTATAGAATGTATAGCACACCGGGCAGAGAATTCCTTTTTCAAGTTGATCGTAGCAATAGTTAGGTAGGCGGGAGTATGGAGACTCAGTTAGATGAAGAGATAACAATTTCTGACCTAAGGCAGTATGAACTCCTTTTAGTTTGTTCGATGTTATCTTTATTTTTTCAGAAAAACGGTTTAGCTGTGCAGGTAATATGATTGGAAGATTTAGAGGTGTTTGATAGAGTTGAAATTCGGGGTTGATAAAAATAAGATAAGCTTCAACCTGAAATGTAAATTTAAGCTCCTGGAGTAATCGCCGTAATAAGGATTCATTTCTTTTTAATTGATGCATGGGATTTTTAATTTCTAATTTTGATGATGAATACCATTTATCCTCTTCGATGAAAAAATCACCCTCATAATTTTTAACTTCAAAAAGATAAATTATGTTTGATGAAACATATAAAGAATCTATTTGGAATAAGGAATGGTTCGTTTCAAATAATAAATCATTTAAAATTAATCCCTCACCTGCAAATTCCTTCATCCATTCGTCAAACTTCTGCTCCCCTTCATATCCTTTTTTGAGATTGGCATAATGATTTTTATCCTTTGCAGGCAAATCTATGCGGGCATTTAAATACCTCAAGATTCTTAATTCTAATGATTCACAGCGAGGTTTCATGATCAAAGAATATTTCTCCTTTCATCTTTTCTTAATGATAAAGTGTATTAAGAATAACGGCAAATCTTAAAAATTCAATTTTAAGTTGCTCTCTCCATGTTTCTGGCGCGTTCTTTACCCAGAAACAGGCTAATTATTTGACTTGGGCACTCATTTAGACTGTTTGATTCCTCAAATCAACCTAAACCCTAAACTTGGATACTCATAGCCCCCCTATGCTTCCCCAAATTCTACTAAACCTCTGACTTCGATACTCATAGCCCCCCTATGCTTCCCCAAATTCTACTAAACCTCTGACTTCGATACTCATAGACCCCCTATGCTTCCCCAAATTCTACTGAGCCCCTGACTTTGATACTCAAAGAGCCCTATGCTTCCCAAAATTCTTCTAAATCCCAAACTTCGATACTCAAAGACCCCCTATGCTTCCCCAAATTCTACTGAGCCCCTGACTTGGATACTCATAGCCCCCTATGCTTCCCCAAATTCTTCTAAATCCCAAACTTCGATACTCAAAGACCCTCTATGCTTCCCCAAATTCTACTGAGCCCCTGACTTCGATACTCATAGACCCCCTATGCTTCCCCAAATTCTTCTAAACCCCTGACTTGGATACTCAAAGAGCCCCTATGCTTCCCAAAATTCTACTAAATCCCAGGCTTGGATACTCATAGACCCCCTTGCCATCAATGTTGATCAGCCGGAACAAATTGACACGGCAATTGAACAAGTCAGAAGCAGCTGCGGAAAAATATCAAGAGTGCCAAGCGACGCCTTTTGGGGAGGAAGAACAGCTTTCTCCGATCCTGAAAATAATTTATGGGATTGAATGGAATCCTGATTCGACCTTTGATGAGAGTGGTGCCATGCTTAGTTTATAATGAGAAAAGAGCTTGGGTCAGTGTGGACCCAAGCTCTTAATTTTAGCTTCCTACTCCATATTGCTATGTTTCTGAAACGCCTGTTCATTGCTGATTTTTTTCATTTCTGCATATTGCAGGCAGATGCTGTCAAAAAGAATATGAACACATTGATCGAATAAGGACCCTAATGGCTGAATCGTCGGCTGTTCGCCTTCTTTTCGATATTTTGTTGCTGCCGGTACATGAAGAATATAGTTGGCAAGTACTGCTAGCTGCGCTTCTTTATCAGCAGTTACAGCAACAATCATACAGCCGATTGATTTTGCTTTTTCCGCCGTCCAGACCACATTTTTTGTTGTGCCGGACCCTGATACAGCTACTAAAATATCATTCTCAGATATACTCGGTGTGATTGTTTCGCCTACAACATAGACTTCTGCTCCCAAATGCATCAGACGCATTGCGAAGGATTTGGCCATCAGTCCTGAACGGCCTTCACCGATGACGAAAATACGCTGATCTTTTAAAAGCTCGCTGACAATCGGTTCAATTTGCTGTGAGCTGCTTCTTTTTATGACTGTTTCTATTTCAGATAGAATGGTTTCAAGCTGATCCATGTGATTCCGCCTTCTTTCTCTCAATTATTTCACGTAATGCTTCAGCTGCTTTTTCAGGCTGCGGGGCTTTTGTGATTGCTGATCCAATAACGACGATATCAGGAAGCGGTCCTGCCATATTTTGAATAGATTCTCCTGTTATGCCTCCTGCAATAGCCCACTGCAAAGAAGGATCAAAAGTGGCTGAAGCTGTGTTATGAAGTCCTGACTTTTCCTGTACATCTTTACTGACATGATCACAAAAAATAGCCTCTGTATAAGGAAAAAGAGCTGTTCTTTGTTCTTCCGATGTGTTTAATAAATCAATCATTGTTTTTTTCTGATGCTCTGCAGCTGCTTCGAGGCATGTTTCAATTGTCTGAAGTGGGCTTACTCCCATGACAGTCGCCATGTCAGCACCAGCTTCAAAGCATAACTGGAATTCATATATAGCATTATCCATGGTTTTCATATCTGCCAATATAAGTTTATCCGGAAAGGCTTCTTTCAATCTGGAGATACTGACTATTCCGTATTCCTTAATTAGTGAAGTTCCTACTTCAAAGATGTCTATAAATTTTTCAGCCTGACCGGCTATCTTAATGGCTTCTTCAATCGATAAACGGTCCAATGCCAGTTGAATTTTCATTCCATCTCCTCCTAAACCGGTTTAGTAATGGTTTAAAAAAAGAGAATCGCTTACGAAGATTCTCTAATTATGAGTTCACAAGGGAAAACATGCTCGTGAAGCCCGTTCCATTCTTTGTTAATTTGCTTCAGCAGGATTTCAGCTGCTTTTTGTCCCATTTCATAGCCTGGCTGGGCAATTGTTGTCACTTGTGTTTCAGCTAAATGAGCAAGCGGGATATTGTCAAACACTATTAACGCTGCATCTTTCCCGATTTTCATCTGTTTATCTTTAAAAAATTCCAGAATCTCAATAAAAACTAAATCGTTTCCGGCAAAAAGGGCGGTTGGCGGATCTTTTAATGCAAAGAGCTTTTCCAATTCATGTTTCATCTGCTCCCGATCAGCATGTATCATATACTCATTGATGAGCGGAATACCTTCTTCACTCAGCGCCTGCTTGTAACCCTTAAGCCTGTCAATCCTTGGACTGATTATCAGCGGCTGCGTAGCGATTGCTATTTTAGTATGGCCGCGGGAAAGGAAATGTCTAATGGATTTTTCTGTTGCATCACGGTTTGCTGCCACGACATAATTGGCTTTTAATCCTTCAATTTTACGGTCCATAAAAACGACAGGATATTCTTCATCTATCAGTTTCTGATACAGGTCCATGTTTTGTCCTGTCGGAAAAATAATCAGTCCATCTACTTGCTTCGCATGAAGAACTTCAATATATTTTCGCTCTTTTTCAGGGTTGTCATCGGCATTGCATAGGATGGCGTGAATATCATGCTTATGACAATAGTCCTCAATCGAACGGCTGACCTCTGTTGAGAGCCTGTGCATAATGTTTCCGACGATAATGCCGATCATTGATGTTCGTTTCTGCTTTAAGCTTCTTGCCAGGTAGTTGGGCTGATAACCAAGGAATTTTATCGCTTCATCAATTTTTTTCTTGGTTTCTTCACCCATATATTCATAGCGTTTATTTATAAATTGAGAGACCGTGCTTTTAGAAACTCCTGCTTCTTTGGCTACATCAGCCATCGTCACTCTTGCCATCTTATCAACTCTTTCCAATCTGTTCGTACCAATCATTTTATCGGATAAACAGACATTAATCCACTCTCCTCTTCATTTACTAAAAATGCATCCGCTCAAAATCGGGCAGTCATTTGGATTTCTTCTCTTGCCTTCTTTACTTCATTGATAAAATCAGCTGCTTTTTCTTTCATATTAAAAAGGGCTTCTTCCGTTAATGGTTTTTTCGTGTTCACAAGGGTGCTACCTACTCCAACCGCAACAGCGCCTGCTTTCATATAATCAGCTGTGTTATGAAGATCAACTCCGCCTGTCGGCATCAGCGGGATATGCGGCAGCGGGCCGGCAATGTTTTTTAAATAGGAAGGTCCAAAAGCATCAGCAGGGAAAACTTTAATCAAATCTGCACCATATTCATAGGCAGTAAGAATTTCCGTCGGTGTAAAAGCACCAGGTACACTAATGACGCCATAGCGTTTAGCCATAGTAATTGTTTCTTTTCGCACAGTTGGCGAAAAAATGAATTTTGCCCCTGATAGGATGGCCACCCGTGCAGTTTCCGGATCAAGGACGGTCCCAGCTCCAACAAGCACTTCGGCTCCAAAATATGCCGCTGCTGCCTCAATAACAGACGCTGCTCTTGGCGTTTCCATTGTAATTTCAAGGGCAGTGACACCGCCGTCTTTTAAAGCATTGCCAATCGAAATAATGGATTCAGGTGTTGCTCCTCTTATGACTGCTACAACCCCGCGGTTTCTAATTTCAGTTACTCC
The window above is part of the Metabacillus dongyingensis genome. Proteins encoded here:
- the ppc gene encoding phosphoenolpyruvate carboxylase → MTVKTEIIQDRDHNAALRRDVKFLGNMLGDVLVHQGGQPLLDKVEKIREMTKSLRSHADDSIYSDLKREIRTLEPPLRKQVIRAFAVYFHLVNIAEQNHRIRRKRDYQFQEESVKQPGSLENAVASLKENGIAADVIQNLLKTLSLELIITAHPTEATRRSVLEIHKRIAVLLNSLDQPIHTKRERAELEDRLFNEVVILWQTDELRDRKPTVMDEVANGLYYFDETLFEVLPQIHQELEDCLKTHYQDSEWQVPNFLRFGSWIGGDRDGNPNVTADITWKTLNKHRTLAVRKYKESLKQLRKRLSQSTKRVTVSDELLTSVHTEVSLLSKKERWQVEHEVYRCKLTIMLKKLDPQSDYGYRTSNQFLDDLKLIQKSVKLHHPKGYDLKSLQKLIRQVELFGFHLATLDIRNHSGEHEAAIKEIFHSVKLAEDYSSLSEEEKMKLLGDVLQDPRPLVSFKEDYSKETQDVLEVFQMIRSAHKEFGERSIEVYLVSMTQSASDLLEVLVLAKEAGLYRLHPDGRIESKLNVAPLLETIDDLIAGPKIMEKLFQLDFYRKHLHEQNNLQEIMLGYSDGSKDGGTLTANWKLYKAQQEIHDMAKQYSIRLKFFHGRGGSLGRGGGPLNRSLLSQPAETLGDGVKITEQGEVLSSRYGLYDIAYRSLEQAASTLLTAAAHVSSEAEQSDIRTNDWEEAMDQISSVSLSKYQELVFKDPDFLTYFKQATPLPELGALNIGSRPMSRKGSERFEDLRAIPWVFAWTQSRQLLPAWYAAGTGLHGGIKDAANLDRLQQMYKSWPFFRSTIDNLQMALLKADLMAAKEYLGMVDNQQAAERIFNDIKAEYNRTKEILLQITEQSELMDHIPNIQESVRLRNPYVDPLSFFQVEVISKLREAGDDRPHEELLSEVLLTINGIAAGLRNTG
- the hxlA gene encoding 3-hexulose-6-phosphate synthase, which gives rise to MKIQLALDRLSIEEAIKIAGQAEKFIDIFEVGTSLIKEYGIVSISRLKEAFPDKLILADMKTMDNAIYEFQLCFEAGADMATVMGVSPLQTIETCLEAAAEHQKKTMIDLLNTSEEQRTALFPYTEAIFCDHVSKDVQEKSGLHNTASATFDPSLQWAIAGGITGESIQNMAGPLPDIVVIGSAITKAPQPEKAAEALREIIERKKAESHGSA
- a CDS encoding bifunctional 4-hydroxy-2-oxoglutarate aldolase/2-dehydro-3-deoxy-phosphogluconate aldolase, with amino-acid sequence MGVTEIRNRGVVAVIRGATPESIISIGNALKDGGVTALEITMETPRAASVIEAAAAYFGAEVLVGAGTVLDPETARVAILSGAKFIFSPTVRKETITMAKRYGVISVPGAFTPTEILTAYEYGADLIKVFPADAFGPSYLKNIAGPLPHIPLMPTGGVDLHNTADYMKAGAVAVGVGSTLVNTKKPLTEEALFNMKEKAADFINEVKKAREEIQMTARF
- a CDS encoding LacI family DNA-binding transcriptional regulator, which translates into the protein MARVTMADVAKEAGVSKSTVSQFINKRYEYMGEETKKKIDEAIKFLGYQPNYLARSLKQKRTSMIGIIVGNIMHRLSTEVSRSIEDYCHKHDIHAILCNADDNPEKERKYIEVLHAKQVDGLIIFPTGQNMDLYQKLIDEEYPVVFMDRKIEGLKANYVVAANRDATEKSIRHFLSRGHTKIAIATQPLIISPRIDRLKGYKQALSEEGIPLINEYMIHADREQMKHELEKLFALKDPPTALFAGNDLVFIEILEFFKDKQMKIGKDAALIVFDNIPLAHLAETQVTTIAQPGYEMGQKAAEILLKQINKEWNGLHEHVFPCELIIRESS
- a CDS encoding nuclease-related domain-containing protein produces the protein MKPRCESLELRILRYLNARIDLPAKDKNHYANLKKGYEGEQKFDEWMKEFAGEGLILNDLLFETNHSLFQIDSLYVSSNIIYLFEVKNYEGDFFIEEDKWYSSSKLEIKNPMHQLKRNESLLRRLLQELKFTFQVEAYLIFINPEFQLYQTPLNLPIILPAQLNRFSEKIKITSNKLKGVHTALGQKLLSLHLTESPYSRLPNYCYDQLEKGILCPVCYTFYRSLNKMALICDRCKGIERHQSAVLRSAEEFRMLFPKCKITTNQIHDWCSIIKNKKFIWKILSKNFKKEGHGKSANYIDIL
- a CDS encoding SET domain-containing protein, which codes for MIEIKTSSLSDGEFNRGVFATRDIAKGEIIHEAPVIPYPNAEHEHIEKTTLADYAFEYGQNHTAILLGYGMLFNHSYTPNATYEISFENHTFIFSAYKDIKAGEEILINYNGDEEDQELLWFDREDEKDDSK
- the hxlB gene encoding 6-phospho-3-hexuloisomerase, whose translation is MDQLETILSEIETVIKRSSSQQIEPIVSELLKDQRIFVIGEGRSGLMAKSFAMRLMHLGAEVYVVGETITPSISENDILVAVSGSGTTKNVVWTAEKAKSIGCMIVAVTADKEAQLAVLANYILHVPAATKYRKEGEQPTIQPLGSLFDQCVHILFDSICLQYAEMKKISNEQAFQKHSNME